In Streptomyces sp. Li-HN-5-11, the sequence CATGGGCGCCCGCGGCAGCGCCGACTACCAGCCCTTCGACGAGCTGCCCGACCTGTCCGGCCTGCCGGCCCTGCTCGGCTGCTGAAGCCGGGACCCGGACAACACACCCCTGGACTACCAGGAAGACCCGAGGACGTACGTCATGAAGCAGATCCCCTACTGGCTCGACACAGCTCCTGCCTTCCCCGACCGGACCGGCAGGCCCCTGCCCGAGCAGGCGGACCTGGTGGTCATCGGGGGCGGCCTCACCGGCCTGTCCACCGCTTACCACGCGGCACACAAGGGCGCCCATGTCGTCCTCGTGGAGAAGGACAAGGTCGGCTCCGGCGCCTCCGGGCGCAACGGCAGCATGTGCACCCAGGGCATCACCATCAGCCCCGCCGAGGCGCGCAAGCGCTACGGGCAGCCGCGGGCCCGGGAACTGTACGACGCCTTCCGCGAGGCGGTGGACCTGGTGGAGGAGCTGACGGTCAAGGAGCAGATCGACTGCGACTTCCACCGCGTAGGGCGTCTGGGCGTCGCGTTCAAGCCGCAGCACTTCGAGAGCATGCGGGCCAAGCAGCGCGACCTGGCCGACAACTTCGGCCACGACACCACGCTGCTGAGCAAGAGCGATCTGCGTGCCGAGCTGGGCTCCGACTACTATCACGGAGCCCTCCTCGACCCGCTCAGCGCGCACCTTCACGTCGGCAAATACGTCCATGGCCTGGCCGAGGCCGCCGAACGCGCCGGGGCTCAGATCCACGAACGCAACGCCGCGACCGCGCTGCACCGCCTCCCCGAGGGCGGTTTCCTCGTCGAGACCCTGCACGGCACCATCCGTGCCAAGCAGGTCATGGCGGCCACCGACGCCTACACCGACAAGGCCATGCCCTGGTTCCGCAAGCGGCTGATCAACGTCGGAAGCTTCGTCATCGTCACCGAGCCACTGGGCGAGGAGCGGGCCCGGCAGCTCATCCCCAACAACCGCGTGGTCGTGTCCTCCAAGAATATCGGCCACTACATTCGAATCACCCCGGACAACCGCCTGGCCTTCGGCGGCCGGGCCCGCTTCGCCCCCTCGGACCCCGCCTCGGACATCAAGAGCGGTGACGTCCTGAAGCGGGAGATGACCGAGATCTTCCCGCAGATGGCGGGGGTGAAGATCGACTATGTATGGGGCGGCATGGTCGGCTTCTCCTACGACCGCGTTCCGCACGCGGGCGAGGCCAACGGCCTCTACTACTCCATGGGTTACTGCGGCCATGGCGTCCAGATGGCCACATACATGGGCCGCGCCATGGTCGAGGTCATGGACGGCCACCCGGAGGCCAACCCCATGCGCGGCTTCGGCTTCCCCAAGGTTCCGGTGCCGTTCTACAACGGCACCGCCTGGTTCCTGCCCTTCGCCGGGGCGTACTACAAGACCAAGGACCGGCTGCTCTGACCTTCAGCAAGAGGCATTCGTCAAGTTGCGTCAGCCGCAGTCACCAATGATCGGCAGGACGGCGGGTCACGTCCGCCCGGCAGCAGAACGTGCGGCCGGACAGCCGCTGTTCACAACCTGATGCCGGGCAGTCGTCCGAGACCGGGTCAGCCGGCCCAGAACGCCACCAGGTCGGTGCAGAGCTGCTGCGGGCACTCCTCGTTCGGGCAGTGCCCCGCCCCCGGGTACACAACCTGCCGCGCCCCGATCCGGTCGGCGAACTCGGCATGCGACCGCGGCGGCCACAGGTCCTCGGTGCCGTAGGCGACCAGCAACGGAACCCCGGAGCCGGCCAGGGCCCCAGTGCCGTCCTGGGCGCAGTCGTGCACCCGCAGGATGCCGATCAGGTTCGCCTCCCTGGTGGCGAGCAGGCGCCTGCGGCGGAACTCATGGTGCCGCGCACCGAGCGGGTCGGCGGCGGGCGCGCTGTTCATCAGCTGCCACAGTCCGTCCCGCCCGCCGCTGATGACGGCGTCGAGCATCTGCCGGCGGCGGAACGCTCTCTCGTCACTGTCCACGCCGGGGCGGGAGGCGAGGAGCGCAAGGCTGCGGAAGCGCTCGGGCGCGGCCGCCGGCCCGGCCCGGGCCACGACCCCGCCGAAGGAGTGCCCCATCACGTGCACCGGATTGTCGGGCTCTACTTGACGGATCACGGCGAGCAGGTCGTCGACGAACGCGTGCAGCGTGTACGCGTCCGGGTCGTCCGGTCCTTCCGACTCCCATTGCCCCACCTGGTCGTACGCGACCACCCGGTACCCCGCGTCGGCCAGCGGCGGCAGCACGGCCAGGAAGTCCTCCTTGGACCCGGTGAAGCCGGGCACCAGCACGGCGACGCCGCGCGCCGCCCCGCCGGGCACGGACTCGAGCGCCGCCAGAGTGCCGTACCGGCCGCGCAGGGTGATCCGCGCGACTCCCTCCGGCAGGTCCACCGCCGCGGCCGTCGGGTCTCCCACGTCGCGGCTCACTTCACGCTCCCGGCGGCCAGGCCCGAGCGCCAGAACCGTTGCAGGGCCAGGAACGCGATGATCAGCGGAAACACCGACAGGAAGGCCCCCGTGACGGTGACGTTGTAGGGGATGCCGCCGTTCATCTGCTCCCGCCAGTTCGCCAGCCCCACCGTGACCGGCTGCAATGCGTCGTTGTTCAGCATGAGCACCGGCAACAGGTAGTTGTTCCACACGACGACGAACTGGAACAGGAAGACGGTCACGAGCGCCGGCAACATGATCGGTATGGCGATCCGCCAGAAGATACGGGCCTCACTGGCGCCGTCGACACGGCCGGCCTCCAGCATCTCGTCCGGCACCGAGGCCGCCGCGTACACGCGCGACAGGTACACCCCGAACGGGCTGGCCATGCTGGGCAGGAGCACGGCCCAGTAGGTGTTCACGAGGTGGATCTCGCTGAACATCAGGTACAGGGGCAGCGCGAACATGACCGAGGGGACCAACACCGCTCCGAGGACGATGTTGAACGCCAGCTCGCGGCCCCGGAAGGAGAACTTCGCCAGCGCGTATCCGGCCATCGCCGACAGCAGCGTGCTCGCCGCGGCGCCCCCGACGCAGTAGATCACGCTGTTCAGCATCCACCGGGCGAAGATGCCGTCCTGCTGGTGAAAGACGTCGAGGATGTTGTTCCAGAGGTCGAAATGGGAGAACCACAAGGGGTTCGTGGTGAACAGGTACCCCTTGTTCTTCGTGGCGGTGACCAGCAACCACCAGACCGGTACCAGGGTGTACAGGGCGAACAACGCCATCACCGCGAACGCGCCGGTCCGGCTGGTCAGCGACACCGAGCGGGCGCGCCGTGGAGATGCGACGGCCGCCGGGCCGGCCGGCGCGGCAGTGGCAGCGGTCATGTCTGCGCTTCCTTTCGCTGGGTGAACTTGAGAAACCCGAACGACATCACGAACGTCAGCAGCGCCAGGATGATCGACTGGGTGGCTGCGTAGTTGTAGTTGTTGGTCGCCGCCGACTGCTGCGCGGCCATGATCGGCGTGTAGGAGGAGGTGATGGCCGGAGCGACCTGATGCAGGATCTGGGGGTCGTTGTAGAGCTGCGCGG encodes:
- a CDS encoding FAD-binding oxidoreductase; this translates as MKQIPYWLDTAPAFPDRTGRPLPEQADLVVIGGGLTGLSTAYHAAHKGAHVVLVEKDKVGSGASGRNGSMCTQGITISPAEARKRYGQPRARELYDAFREAVDLVEELTVKEQIDCDFHRVGRLGVAFKPQHFESMRAKQRDLADNFGHDTTLLSKSDLRAELGSDYYHGALLDPLSAHLHVGKYVHGLAEAAERAGAQIHERNAATALHRLPEGGFLVETLHGTIRAKQVMAATDAYTDKAMPWFRKRLINVGSFVIVTEPLGEERARQLIPNNRVVVSSKNIGHYIRITPDNRLAFGGRARFAPSDPASDIKSGDVLKREMTEIFPQMAGVKIDYVWGGMVGFSYDRVPHAGEANGLYYSMGYCGHGVQMATYMGRAMVEVMDGHPEANPMRGFGFPKVPVPFYNGTAWFLPFAGAYYKTKDRLL
- a CDS encoding carbohydrate ABC transporter permease, whose product is MTAATAAPAGPAAVASPRRARSVSLTSRTGAFAVMALFALYTLVPVWWLLVTATKNKGYLFTTNPLWFSHFDLWNNILDVFHQQDGIFARWMLNSVIYCVGGAAASTLLSAMAGYALAKFSFRGRELAFNIVLGAVLVPSVMFALPLYLMFSEIHLVNTYWAVLLPSMASPFGVYLSRVYAAASVPDEMLEAGRVDGASEARIFWRIAIPIMLPALVTVFLFQFVVVWNNYLLPVLMLNNDALQPVTVGLANWREQMNGGIPYNVTVTGAFLSVFPLIIAFLALQRFWRSGLAAGSVK
- a CDS encoding alpha/beta hydrolase — protein: MSRDVGDPTAAAVDLPEGVARITLRGRYGTLAALESVPGGAARGVAVLVPGFTGSKEDFLAVLPPLADAGYRVVAYDQVGQWESEGPDDPDAYTLHAFVDDLLAVIRQVEPDNPVHVMGHSFGGVVARAGPAAAPERFRSLALLASRPGVDSDERAFRRRQMLDAVISGGRDGLWQLMNSAPAADPLGARHHEFRRRRLLATREANLIGILRVHDCAQDGTGALAGSGVPLLVAYGTEDLWPPRSHAEFADRIGARQVVYPGAGHCPNEECPQQLCTDLVAFWAG